The Rhodococcus triatomae genome includes a window with the following:
- the proC gene encoding pyrroline-5-carboxylate reductase translates to MTRIAVIGGGRIGEALIAGLLRAGHAVKDLVVAEHSPVRSKEIADEYGVLVTGIRDAAEGADVIVVAVKPGDVEKATAEIDKADLDSDREQMLVSLAAGVPTVFYEKRLPAGFPVVRVMPNTPMLVGAGMSVIAPGRHVKDEHLELVRGVLGSVGSVATVPESQIDAVTAVSGSGPAYVFLVAEAMIDAAVGLGLPRATASELVTQTIAGSAAMLGGSGESPTELRAAVTSPGGTTAAAVRQLESHGVRKAFFEALEAAKSRSAELGSGIE, encoded by the coding sequence ATGACGAGAATTGCGGTAATCGGTGGTGGCCGGATCGGTGAGGCCCTGATCGCGGGACTGCTCCGAGCCGGGCACGCGGTCAAGGATCTCGTGGTGGCCGAGCATTCCCCGGTGCGGTCGAAGGAGATCGCCGACGAGTACGGAGTGCTGGTCACGGGCATCCGCGACGCAGCGGAGGGTGCCGATGTCATCGTCGTCGCCGTCAAGCCCGGCGACGTCGAGAAGGCCACCGCGGAGATCGACAAGGCTGATCTCGACAGCGACCGGGAGCAGATGCTCGTGTCCCTCGCCGCCGGCGTGCCCACCGTGTTCTACGAGAAGCGGCTGCCGGCGGGTTTCCCGGTGGTCCGGGTCATGCCGAACACCCCGATGCTCGTGGGTGCGGGCATGAGCGTGATCGCCCCCGGCCGCCACGTGAAGGACGAACATCTCGAGCTGGTGCGCGGAGTCCTCGGTTCCGTCGGTTCCGTCGCCACCGTCCCGGAGAGCCAGATCGACGCGGTCACCGCGGTCTCCGGCTCCGGTCCGGCCTACGTGTTCCTGGTCGCCGAGGCGATGATCGACGCGGCGGTGGGCCTCGGTCTGCCGCGGGCGACGGCCTCCGAACTGGTGACCCAGACGATCGCGGGCTCGGCGGCGATGCTCGGTGGTTCCGGGGAGAGCCCCACCGAACTGCGCGCTGCGGTCACCTCTCCCGGCGGAACCACGGCGGCTGCGGTGCGTCAACTCGAGTCGCACGGGGTGCGAAAGGCGTTCTTCGAGGCGCTCGAGGCCGCGAAGTCCCGGTCCGCGGAATTGGGTTCGGGAATCGAATAG
- a CDS encoding helix-turn-helix domain-containing protein, with translation MTSAQRPSKGNPSDGQSGLAGTQFLTVAEVAALMRVSKMTVYRLVHSGELPAVRVGRSFRVHAKAVHDYLETSYFDAG, from the coding sequence ATGACGTCTGCACAGAGACCGTCGAAGGGAAACCCTTCCGATGGGCAATCCGGCCTGGCCGGGACGCAATTTCTCACCGTCGCCGAGGTCGCAGCACTGATGAGAGTGTCGAAGATGACTGTGTACCGACTGGTGCACAGCGGCGAACTTCCTGCCGTCCGGGTAGGCCGTTCGTTCCGGGTACACGCGAAAGCAGTGCACGACTATCTGGAGACGTCCTACTTCGACGCCGGCTGA
- a CDS encoding 30S ribosomal protein bS22, producing MGSVIKKRRKRMSKKKHRKLLRRTRVQRRKLGK from the coding sequence ATGGGTTCAGTGATCAAGAAGCGACGCAAGCGCATGTCGAAGAAGAAGCACCGCAAGTTGCTTCGCCGGACGCGAGTTCAGCGTCGCAAACTCGGCAAGTGA
- a CDS encoding NAD-dependent epimerase/dehydratase family protein, translated as METPRVALVTGASRFLGGYLVTRLAQNPAVERIIAVDSLSPTKDMLRRMGRAEFVRADIRNPMIGKVVRNAGVDTVVHASTLSRAPKSGSRAAMKDMNVIGAMQLFAVCQKAPTVRKVVLRSTTSVYGSSAKDPVKFTEEMSARRRPGGAYARDSIEIEGYLRGLGRRRPDIDVSILRLAPMVGPRLNGTVAQYLTSPIVPTIAGRDPRLQLLHEEDALTALDRAVVGGPAGTFNVAGDGVVMLSQAIRRAGRVEVPIPSPLFRSLGRALMGPVMRSYTDEQLEYFNFGCGIDTTRMRTELRFEPRWTTMQALDDFSRATGAQPVGTARFVDATERGLLTLVGTPGSAG; from the coding sequence GTGGAGACGCCGCGCGTGGCGTTGGTGACCGGTGCGAGCAGGTTCCTCGGCGGCTATCTGGTGACCAGGCTGGCGCAGAATCCGGCCGTCGAGCGGATCATCGCGGTCGATTCGCTCTCACCGACGAAGGACATGCTGCGGCGGATGGGGCGCGCCGAGTTCGTGCGCGCCGACATTCGAAATCCGATGATCGGCAAGGTCGTTCGAAATGCCGGCGTGGACACGGTGGTGCACGCATCGACGCTCAGCCGGGCGCCCAAGTCGGGGAGCCGGGCCGCCATGAAGGACATGAACGTCATCGGGGCGATGCAGCTGTTCGCGGTGTGCCAGAAGGCGCCCACGGTGCGCAAGGTCGTCCTGCGCTCGACCACCTCGGTGTACGGGTCCTCGGCGAAGGATCCGGTCAAGTTCACCGAGGAGATGAGCGCCCGGCGTCGGCCCGGCGGCGCCTATGCGCGCGACAGCATCGAGATCGAAGGCTATCTGCGGGGCCTCGGACGGCGTCGTCCCGACATCGACGTGTCCATCCTGCGTCTGGCACCGATGGTCGGTCCGCGGCTCAACGGCACCGTGGCGCAGTACCTGACGTCCCCGATCGTGCCGACCATCGCGGGACGCGATCCGCGACTGCAGTTGCTCCACGAGGAGGACGCTCTCACCGCGCTCGACCGGGCCGTCGTCGGTGGCCCTGCCGGCACCTTCAACGTGGCCGGTGACGGAGTGGTGATGCTCTCGCAGGCGATCCGCCGCGCGGGCCGGGTCGAGGTCCCGATCCCGTCCCCGTTGTTCCGGAGTCTCGGGAGGGCGCTGATGGGGCCGGTGATGCGTTCGTACACCGACGAGCAACTCGAGTACTTCAACTTCGGCTGCGGCATCGACACCACCAGAATGCGCACCGAACTCCGGTTCGAGCCTCGCTGGACGACGATGCAGGCCCTCGACGACTTCTCCCGCGCCACCGGTGCCCAGCCGGTCGGAACCGCCCGCTTCGTGGATGCCACCGAGCGAGGGCTGCTGACGCTCGTCGGAACACCGGGGAGCGCCGGGTGA
- a CDS encoding lysophospholipid acyltransferase family protein, with product MSDVAKVIPLHSRSSVDRSAYAASEARHPSGVLPPVTPVEASEAAPDSVVDGVRRALADQIVSVAEFVRRRLSGDYHVDDFGYDPHFAENVWLPVLRPLFDKWFRVEVSGIENIPDSGGALVVANHAGVVPIDGLMTSVAVHDRHPQHRPLRMLAADRAFEMPVVGDIARKAGHTLACTPDAERLLRSGELAAVFPEGFKGIGKPFRERYKLQRFGRGGFVSAAMRTGAPIIPCSIVGSEEIYPKIGDLSTLARLLGMPYFPVTPLFPHLGPLGLVPLPSKWYIEFGAPITTENYDAAAAEDPMELFEVTDHVRETIQQTLYRLLARRRNVFLG from the coding sequence GTGAGCGACGTGGCAAAGGTGATCCCCCTGCACTCCCGCAGCTCCGTCGACCGGAGCGCGTACGCCGCCAGCGAGGCGCGGCACCCGTCCGGGGTCCTGCCTCCGGTGACGCCGGTCGAGGCGTCCGAGGCCGCCCCCGATTCGGTCGTCGACGGGGTGCGTCGTGCCCTCGCCGATCAGATCGTCTCCGTGGCCGAGTTCGTGCGCCGTCGCCTGTCCGGCGACTATCACGTCGACGATTTCGGGTACGACCCGCATTTCGCCGAGAACGTGTGGCTTCCCGTCCTGCGGCCACTGTTCGACAAGTGGTTCCGGGTCGAGGTCAGCGGTATCGAGAACATTCCGGACAGTGGCGGTGCCCTCGTCGTCGCCAACCATGCGGGTGTGGTGCCGATCGACGGCCTGATGACGTCGGTGGCGGTGCACGACCGTCATCCGCAGCATCGTCCGCTACGGATGCTCGCGGCGGACCGGGCGTTCGAGATGCCCGTGGTCGGGGACATCGCGCGCAAGGCGGGGCACACCCTGGCCTGTACTCCCGACGCCGAGCGACTGCTGCGCTCGGGAGAGCTCGCGGCCGTCTTCCCCGAGGGGTTCAAGGGCATCGGCAAGCCGTTCCGGGAGCGGTACAAGCTGCAGCGGTTCGGTCGCGGCGGGTTCGTCTCGGCGGCGATGCGCACCGGCGCGCCGATCATTCCGTGCTCCATCGTCGGGTCGGAGGAGATCTATCCGAAGATCGGGGACCTGAGCACTCTCGCCCGGCTGCTGGGGATGCCGTACTTCCCGGTGACCCCACTGTTCCCGCATCTCGGCCCGCTCGGCCTGGTTCCGCTGCCGTCCAAGTGGTACATCGAGTTCGGCGCCCCGATCACCACCGAGAACTACGACGCCGCGGCGGCCGAGGATCCGATGGAACTGTTCGAGGTCACCGACCACGTGCGCGAGACCATCCAGCAGACGCTGTACCGGCTCCTCGCTCGTCGCCGCAACGTGTTCCTGGGCTGA
- a CDS encoding HAD family hydrolase — MPARLIPDGFGEGWAEFVLPGRRRFRNPLGPSEAEVRANMAGEASADAALALQEAGSADTDRIDVPLDLTAAAFFDVDNTMVQGASIIHFARGLAARKYLKTSDLVDFAWKQVKFRVTGKENSDDVAEGREKALSFVAGRSTAELARLGEEIYDEVIADKIWPGTRALAQMHLDAGQQVWLVTATPVELAQVIAKRLGLTGALGTVAESKDGVFTGRLVGDILHGLGKAHAVRALAVREGLNLRRCAAYSDSYNDVPMLSLVGTAVAVNPDTDLRELAKTRGWEIRDFRTGRKAAKIGVPTALAIGAVGGAVGAVAARRREHR, encoded by the coding sequence GTGCCTGCGCGACTGATACCGGACGGCTTCGGCGAGGGATGGGCGGAGTTCGTCCTGCCGGGCCGGCGCCGGTTCCGGAACCCACTGGGTCCGAGCGAAGCCGAGGTCCGCGCGAACATGGCGGGCGAGGCCAGTGCCGACGCCGCGCTCGCACTACAGGAGGCCGGGAGCGCGGACACCGACCGGATCGACGTACCACTCGATCTGACCGCCGCCGCGTTCTTCGACGTCGACAACACGATGGTGCAGGGTGCCTCGATCATCCACTTCGCGCGGGGGCTCGCCGCCCGCAAGTATCTGAAGACGTCGGACCTGGTGGACTTCGCCTGGAAACAGGTGAAGTTCCGGGTCACCGGCAAGGAGAACAGCGACGACGTCGCCGAGGGCAGGGAAAAGGCCCTGTCCTTCGTCGCCGGCCGCTCGACAGCGGAACTGGCGCGGCTCGGTGAGGAGATCTACGACGAGGTGATCGCCGACAAGATCTGGCCGGGCACCCGCGCGCTCGCGCAGATGCATCTGGATGCCGGGCAGCAGGTGTGGCTGGTGACCGCCACCCCGGTGGAACTGGCACAGGTGATCGCCAAGCGACTGGGCCTCACCGGCGCACTCGGCACGGTCGCCGAGAGCAAGGACGGCGTGTTCACCGGGCGGCTGGTCGGCGACATCCTGCACGGGCTCGGCAAGGCGCACGCCGTCCGCGCACTCGCCGTGCGTGAGGGCCTCAACCTGCGTCGATGTGCCGCCTATTCGGACAGCTACAACGACGTCCCCATGCTCTCGCTGGTGGGCACCGCGGTGGCCGTCAACCCCGACACGGACCTGCGTGAACTCGCCAAGACCCGCGGCTGGGAGATCCGTGACTTCCGCACCGGCCGCAAGGCGGCGAAGATCGGCGTGCCGACCGCCCTGGCGATCGGTGCCGTCGGCGGAGCGGTGGGTGCGGTGGCTGCTCGCCGCCGCGAACACCGCTGA
- a CDS encoding glutaredoxin family protein, with product MTEWDGNSHEVTLLTRAGCGACVGAWAELVAVCAEFAVTPTQLDVDDVAASQPDLRAEFGDRLPVVLLDGREHSYWDVDVERLRADLRK from the coding sequence GTGACAGAGTGGGACGGCAACAGCCACGAGGTGACACTTCTCACCCGCGCCGGGTGCGGTGCGTGCGTGGGTGCGTGGGCCGAACTGGTGGCGGTGTGTGCGGAGTTCGCGGTGACCCCCACCCAGCTCGACGTGGACGATGTGGCGGCCTCGCAACCCGATCTACGTGCTGAATTCGGCGATCGGCTACCCGTCGTGCTACTCGACGGCAGGGAGCACAGTTACTGGGACGTCGACGTGGAGCGCCTTCGGGCCGATTTGCGCAAGTAA
- a CDS encoding redox-sensing transcriptional repressor Rex — translation MTEQHQARGPVAPGVTAAVGPSASAAVAESRDIPQATVSRLASYLRVLEMLADDGATIVSSEELAKACGVGSAKLRKDLSFLGPNGVRGVGYDVTRLRKRIERALGLDRGHRVVLVGVGNLGRALAGYGGFVRRGFAMVALFDTDPDLVGTRVGDLVVRHIDTLDGACADLQATIGVIATPDDAAQQVCDALVAAGLRCVMSFSPVALDVPDHVELRRVDLAAEMQLLSFSSARNNEQPASAQVIGSSGVPSTEPRNGSVIAP, via the coding sequence GTGACCGAACAGCACCAGGCGCGCGGGCCGGTGGCCCCAGGCGTCACGGCCGCTGTCGGACCGTCCGCTTCCGCCGCGGTAGCTGAATCGCGCGACATCCCCCAGGCTACGGTGAGCCGCCTCGCCTCGTATCTGCGGGTCCTGGAAATGCTCGCGGACGACGGCGCCACCATCGTGTCGAGCGAGGAACTGGCGAAGGCGTGCGGAGTGGGGTCGGCGAAGCTCCGTAAGGATCTGTCCTTCCTCGGCCCGAACGGCGTCCGCGGCGTGGGCTACGACGTGACCCGGCTCCGCAAGCGGATCGAGCGTGCCCTGGGCCTGGACCGGGGACACCGCGTCGTCCTCGTCGGTGTCGGGAACCTGGGCCGCGCGCTGGCCGGCTACGGCGGGTTCGTGCGCCGCGGCTTCGCGATGGTCGCCCTCTTCGACACCGACCCGGATCTGGTGGGAACCCGAGTGGGCGACCTGGTGGTCCGCCACATCGACACCCTGGACGGCGCCTGCGCCGATCTGCAGGCCACGATCGGCGTGATCGCCACACCCGACGACGCCGCCCAGCAGGTGTGCGACGCCCTCGTCGCCGCCGGGCTGCGGTGCGTCATGAGTTTCTCGCCCGTCGCTCTCGACGTCCCCGACCACGTGGAACTCCGTCGAGTCGACCTGGCCGCCGAGATGCAGCTCCTGTCCTTCAGCAGCGCCCGCAACAACGAACAGCCCGCGTCCGCGCAGGTGATCGGCAGCAGTGGCGTCCCGTCCACCGAGCCAAGAAACGGATCAGTGATCGCGCCGTGA
- a CDS encoding glutamyl-tRNA reductase, with translation MSVLLVGVSHRTAPVPVLERVAVTEADRPKLTDKLLGSTHISEAMIVSTCNRVEIYAVVDAFHGALTEVGELLAEHSGITLADLHQHAYVRYSEAAAEHLFAVASGLDSMVLGEQQILGQIRAAYASSDAQQAAGRTLHELAQQALRVGKRVHTETGIDAAGASVVSVALDRAATIIGGGLAGRSAVVVGAGAMGGLSVAHLIRAGIDRITVVNRTTERAEHLAETARAGGVDAAAAPLSDLATAMHDADVLVTCTGAVGAVVTLADAHVALAQAGRTADRPLVICDLGLPRDVEHAVGGLPGVTVLDMESLQADPATGAAASDAEAARAIVAAELTNYLTGQRMAEVTPTVTALRQRAAEVVEGELLRLDSRLPGLDDPQRDEVARTVRRVVDKLLHAPTVRVKQLASSPGGDAYAAALRELFELTPGSVAAVAQSSELAADIDLSNAFISGEDPRLRHFVIDQVDEDITNPGKDVQE, from the coding sequence GTGAGTGTTCTGCTTGTCGGGGTCTCGCACCGGACGGCACCCGTGCCGGTGCTGGAGCGCGTGGCGGTGACCGAGGCGGATCGCCCGAAGCTGACGGACAAGTTGCTGGGCTCCACCCACATCTCCGAGGCGATGATCGTCTCCACCTGCAACCGGGTCGAGATATACGCCGTCGTCGATGCGTTCCACGGCGCCCTCACCGAGGTCGGCGAGTTGCTCGCCGAGCATTCCGGGATCACGCTCGCGGATCTACACCAGCACGCCTACGTGCGCTACAGCGAGGCCGCGGCCGAGCATCTGTTCGCGGTGGCCAGCGGGCTCGACTCGATGGTTCTGGGGGAGCAGCAGATCCTCGGCCAGATCCGTGCCGCGTACGCGTCCTCCGACGCCCAGCAGGCCGCCGGCCGAACTCTGCACGAGCTGGCACAGCAGGCGCTGCGGGTGGGCAAGCGGGTACACACCGAGACCGGCATCGATGCCGCGGGCGCCTCGGTGGTCTCGGTCGCCCTGGACCGGGCAGCCACGATCATCGGTGGTGGTCTCGCCGGCCGCAGTGCCGTCGTGGTCGGGGCGGGCGCCATGGGCGGGCTGTCGGTCGCGCACCTGATCCGGGCCGGAATCGACCGGATCACCGTCGTCAACCGGACGACCGAGCGGGCGGAGCATCTCGCCGAGACCGCGCGCGCCGGTGGTGTCGATGCCGCCGCCGCGCCGCTGTCGGATCTCGCGACGGCCATGCACGACGCGGATGTCCTCGTGACCTGTACCGGGGCGGTCGGCGCCGTGGTCACGCTGGCCGACGCGCACGTCGCGCTCGCCCAGGCCGGCCGCACCGCCGATCGCCCGCTGGTGATCTGCGACCTGGGTCTGCCCCGGGACGTCGAGCACGCCGTCGGGGGGTTGCCCGGTGTCACCGTGCTCGACATGGAATCGCTGCAGGCGGATCCGGCCACCGGCGCTGCCGCCTCCGATGCCGAGGCCGCGCGTGCGATCGTCGCCGCCGAACTCACGAACTATCTCACCGGCCAGCGGATGGCCGAGGTGACCCCCACCGTCACCGCACTGCGGCAGCGGGCAGCGGAGGTCGTCGAGGGGGAGTTGCTGCGACTGGACTCACGGTTGCCCGGTCTCGACGACCCGCAGCGCGACGAGGTCGCTCGTACCGTCCGCCGGGTGGTGGACAAGCTGCTGCACGCTCCGACGGTCCGGGTCAAGCAGCTCGCGTCGTCACCGGGCGGCGACGCCTACGCGGCCGCCCTGCGCGAGTTGTTCGAGCTCACGCCCGGTTCGGTCGCGGCCGTCGCCCAGTCGTCCGAGCTCGCTGCCGACATCGATCTGTCCAACGCCTTCATCTCGGGTGAGGATCCGCGTCTGCGGCACTTCGTGATCGACCAGGTGGACGAGGACATCACCAACCCAGGAAAGGACGTGCAGGAATGA
- the hemC gene encoding hydroxymethylbilane synthase, which translates to MSAVGTRTLRIGTRGSLLATTQAGTVRDALIGAGHDAELVVVKTKGDQSSDPVEKIGVGVFTAELREALVDGRVDVAVHSYKDLPTAADERFTIAAVPPREDSRDALVARDGLVLGELPAGSRVGTSAPRRASQLRALGLGLDVVPLRGNLDSRLRRVATGELDAVVVARAGLVRIGRQDEVTEALEPVQMLPAPAQGALAVECLSEDAALVAILAGLDDPASHAAVTAERALLAELEAGCTAPVGAVAEVVESLDEDGRVFDELSVRGCAAALDGSDVVRAGAVGAPADAEALGRRVARELLELGARELMTASGDGDADA; encoded by the coding sequence ATGAGCGCCGTCGGCACTCGCACACTCCGGATCGGCACCCGGGGCAGCCTGCTCGCCACCACCCAGGCCGGAACGGTTCGTGACGCGTTGATCGGAGCCGGCCACGACGCCGAGCTCGTCGTCGTCAAGACCAAGGGCGACCAGTCGTCCGACCCGGTGGAGAAGATCGGTGTCGGCGTGTTCACCGCAGAGCTGCGCGAGGCACTCGTCGACGGCCGCGTCGACGTGGCCGTGCACTCGTACAAGGATCTGCCGACCGCGGCGGACGAGCGCTTCACCATCGCCGCCGTCCCGCCCCGCGAAGATTCCCGGGACGCGCTCGTCGCGCGCGACGGTCTGGTGCTCGGCGAGCTCCCGGCCGGATCACGCGTCGGCACCAGCGCCCCCCGGCGTGCCTCGCAGCTCCGCGCCCTCGGACTCGGCCTGGACGTCGTTCCGCTGCGCGGCAATCTCGACAGCCGGCTGCGTCGTGTCGCCACCGGTGAGCTCGACGCCGTCGTCGTCGCCCGCGCGGGGTTGGTCCGGATCGGACGCCAGGACGAGGTGACCGAGGCGCTCGAGCCGGTCCAGATGCTGCCGGCCCCTGCGCAGGGCGCGTTGGCCGTCGAATGCCTGTCGGAGGATGCGGCGCTGGTGGCGATTCTCGCCGGGCTGGACGATCCGGCCAGTCACGCGGCGGTCACCGCCGAACGAGCCCTGCTCGCCGAGCTCGAAGCGGGATGCACCGCGCCGGTGGGAGCAGTGGCCGAGGTCGTGGAGTCGCTCGACGAGGACGGCCGCGTGTTCGACGAGCTGTCCGTGCGCGGCTGTGCCGCTGCGCTCGACGGCTCCGATGTCGTGCGTGCCGGTGCCGTCGGCGCGCCCGCCGATGCCGAGGCACTGGGTCGTCGGGTCGCCCGTGAGTTGCTCGAACTGGGAGCCCGCGAGTTGATGACCGCGTCCGGGGACGGTGATGCCGATGCTTGA
- a CDS encoding uroporphyrinogen-III synthase, whose protein sequence is MSRVRKNAPGRILFVGSGPGDPALLTVRARDVLTSAALAFTDPDVDKGVSALVGADLGDDPETGEPVAEVRPALGEPGDVAKTLVNEAKNGHDVVRLVSGDPLTTDSVIAEVTAVARTQVQFEVLPGLPSAATVPAYAGMALGSGHTEADVRSEVDWAALAAAPGPLVLHATSGHLAETASALVEHGLAPQTPAAITVHGTTRQQRTVEATLATLNEAGSEMVGSLIVTVGKVVAQRGKMSWWESRALYGWKVLVPRTKEQAREMSDRLVTHGAIPIEVPTIAVEPPRSPAQMERAVKGLVDGRYQWVVFTSTNAVRAVWEKFEEFGLDARAFSGVKIACVGEATADKVRSFGITPELVPAGEQSSEGLLAEFAPYDDVFDPVNRVLLPRADIATETLAEGLRERGWEIDDVTAYRTVRAAPPPAETREMIKTGGFDAVCFTSSSTVRNLVGIAGKPHARTLVACIGPKTAETAAEFGLRVDVQPETAQVGPLVEALAEHAARLRAEGALPPPRKKSRARR, encoded by the coding sequence ATGAGCCGAGTTCGCAAGAACGCCCCCGGACGAATCCTCTTCGTGGGGTCCGGTCCGGGCGACCCGGCCCTGCTCACCGTCCGCGCCCGGGACGTCCTCACCTCTGCCGCCCTGGCCTTCACCGATCCGGATGTCGACAAGGGCGTGTCTGCCCTCGTCGGTGCCGATCTCGGCGACGACCCGGAGACCGGGGAGCCGGTCGCCGAGGTACGCCCCGCGTTGGGCGAGCCGGGTGACGTGGCCAAGACCCTGGTCAACGAGGCGAAGAACGGCCACGACGTCGTGCGCCTCGTCTCCGGGGATCCGCTGACCACCGATTCGGTGATCGCGGAGGTCACCGCGGTGGCGCGTACCCAGGTGCAGTTCGAGGTCCTGCCCGGCCTGCCGTCCGCGGCGACGGTGCCCGCGTACGCCGGTATGGCACTCGGGTCCGGACACACCGAGGCGGACGTGCGCAGCGAGGTCGACTGGGCTGCCCTCGCAGCTGCGCCCGGCCCCCTGGTCCTGCACGCGACGTCGGGCCATCTGGCCGAGACGGCGAGCGCGCTCGTCGAGCACGGTCTGGCGCCGCAGACGCCGGCCGCGATCACCGTCCACGGCACCACGCGCCAGCAGCGCACCGTGGAGGCCACCCTGGCGACACTCAACGAGGCCGGCTCGGAGATGGTCGGTTCGCTGATCGTCACCGTCGGCAAGGTCGTCGCGCAGCGCGGCAAGATGTCGTGGTGGGAGTCGCGTGCACTGTACGGCTGGAAGGTGCTGGTGCCGCGCACGAAGGAGCAGGCCCGGGAGATGAGCGATCGGCTCGTCACGCACGGGGCCATCCCGATCGAGGTACCGACCATTGCCGTCGAGCCGCCGCGCAGCCCGGCCCAGATGGAAAGGGCCGTCAAGGGTTTGGTCGACGGCCGCTACCAGTGGGTGGTCTTCACCTCGACCAACGCGGTGCGTGCGGTGTGGGAGAAGTTCGAGGAGTTCGGGCTCGACGCACGGGCGTTCTCGGGTGTGAAGATCGCGTGTGTCGGCGAGGCCACGGCGGACAAGGTGCGCTCGTTCGGCATCACCCCGGAACTGGTTCCCGCGGGGGAGCAGTCCAGTGAGGGTCTGCTCGCCGAGTTCGCCCCGTACGACGACGTGTTCGATCCGGTCAACCGAGTTCTCCTGCCGCGCGCCGACATCGCCACCGAGACCCTCGCCGAGGGCCTGCGCGAGCGCGGCTGGGAGATCGATGACGTGACGGCCTACCGCACGGTTCGGGCCGCGCCGCCGCCGGCCGAGACCCGCGAGATGATCAAGACCGGTGGGTTCGACGCCGTGTGCTTCACCTCGTCCTCGACCGTCCGGAATCTGGTCGGTATCGCCGGAAAGCCCCACGCCCGCACCCTCGTCGCATGCATCGGCCCGAAGACCGCCGAGACCGCTGCGGAGTTCGGTCTCCGGGTGGACGTGCAGCCGGAGACCGCGCAGGTGGGTCCGCTGGTGGAGGCGCTCGCCGAGCACGCGGCCCGGCTGCGGGCCGAGGGCGCACTGCCGCCGCCGCGCAAGAAGTCTCGCGCGCGTCGCTGA
- the hemB gene encoding porphobilinogen synthase, translating into MFPTHRPRRLRRSPAMRRLVAETSLEPRHLVLPMFVADGIDEPRPISSMPGVVQHTQDSLREAASEAVAAGVGGLMLFGVPRPEDKDARGTCGVAPEGVLNRALRSLATELGDETVLMADTCLDEFTDHGHCGVLDAAGGVDNDATLKQYADMAVAQADAGAHLLGPSGMMDGQVAAIRAALDAAGHQEVGQLAYAAKYASAFYGPFREAVGSSLHGDRRTYQQDPANRRESLREVDLDLAEGADMVMVKPAMSYLDVLRETADRSPVPVAAYQISGEYAMITAAAQNGWIDRDAAILESLVGIRRAGADIVLTYWATEVAQRLSGRR; encoded by the coding sequence GTGTTTCCGACTCACCGCCCCCGGCGTCTGCGCCGATCCCCGGCGATGCGCAGGCTGGTCGCCGAGACGTCGCTCGAGCCCCGGCACCTCGTGCTGCCGATGTTCGTCGCGGACGGCATCGACGAGCCGCGGCCCATTTCGTCGATGCCGGGCGTCGTCCAGCACACGCAGGACTCGCTGCGGGAGGCCGCCTCCGAGGCGGTCGCCGCGGGCGTCGGCGGGCTGATGTTGTTCGGTGTACCGCGTCCGGAGGACAAGGATGCGCGGGGCACGTGCGGGGTGGCACCCGAAGGGGTGCTCAACCGGGCGCTGCGTTCGCTGGCCACCGAACTCGGTGACGAGACGGTCCTCATGGCGGACACGTGCCTGGACGAGTTCACCGACCACGGCCACTGCGGAGTGCTCGACGCCGCGGGCGGAGTGGACAACGACGCGACCCTGAAGCAGTACGCGGACATGGCGGTGGCGCAGGCCGACGCCGGCGCGCATCTGCTCGGTCCGAGCGGGATGATGGATGGCCAGGTCGCGGCCATCCGGGCTGCGCTCGACGCTGCGGGGCACCAGGAAGTGGGTCAGTTGGCGTACGCGGCGAAGTACGCCTCCGCCTTCTACGGCCCGTTCCGTGAAGCGGTCGGGTCGTCGCTGCACGGCGACCGCCGGACCTACCAGCAGGATCCGGCGAATCGGCGGGAGTCGCTCCGGGAGGTGGACCTCGACCTCGCCGAGGGCGCGGACATGGTGATGGTGAAGCCGGCCATGTCGTACCTCGACGTGTTGCGCGAGACGGCGGACCGTTCGCCTGTTCCTGTTGCCGCTTACCAGATTTCGGGTGAGTACGCGATGATCACCGCGGCCGCGCAGAACGGCTGGATCGACCGTGACGCGGCGATCCTCGAATCGCTGGTCGGCATTCGTCGTGCGGGGGCGGACATCGTGCTCACCTATTGGGCCACCGAAGTCGCGCAGCGGCTGAGTGGTCGGCGCTGA